The proteins below are encoded in one region of Equus przewalskii isolate Varuska chromosome 1, EquPr2, whole genome shotgun sequence:
- the LOC103549842 gene encoding putative inactive neutral ceramidase B isoform X3, producing MRQHLQFMDHILCLLTSSSSEPLLRPLLRIMDRAPTGKTFGDVLQPLEPKYRVGEVAEVTFVGANPKNSAENRTHHTFLTVEKYEATSQTWQIVHNDASWETRFYWHKGLLGQSNATIRWHIPETAQPGSYRIRYLGHYRKQDFLRPAVILSFESTSSTFEVVTT from the exons ATGAGGCAGCATCTACAATTTATGGACCACATACTCTGTCTGCTTACATCCAGCTCTTCAGAGCCCTTGCTAAGGCCATTGCTACG TATTATGGATAGAGCACCAACAGGGAAAACTTTTGGGGATGTCCTGCAGCCCCTGGAACCTAAATACAGAGTG ggAGAAGTTGCTGAAGTTACATTTGTAGGTGCTAACCCAAAGAATTCAGCAGAAAATCGG ACCCATCACACCTTCCTCACTGTGGAGAAATATGAGGCCACTTCACAAACGTGGCAGATAGTGCATAATGATGCCTCCTGGGAGACTCG TTTCTATTGGCACAAGGGATTACTGGGTCAAAGCAATGCAACAATACGATGGCATATTCCAGAAACTGCCCAGCCTGGAAGCTACAGAATAAGATACCTTGGACACTATCGGAAGCAGGACTTTCTCAGACCCGCTGTCATACTTTCATTTGAAAGCACTTCTTCCACTTTTGAAGTTGTAACTACTTAG